GCGCTGATCCGGGGAGTGCGCCGTATCCGCGTGGGATCGCTCGAACCGATCCAGATCAACGAATCGTTTCGCGAGATCCTGGACGAACCGTGGCTTGAACGCCATCTCCATATCGCGATTCAGCACGCTTCCGACGAGATGTTGCGCCTGATGAACCGCCGTAACCGCAGCCGCAGTGACATCGAACTCTTCTCGATGCTACGCGAAAAGGGATTCGCGCTGGGGACCGATTTCATCGTCGGGCATCCGGGAGAGAGCGATGCGCTTTGGGAAGAGGCGATGGAGAATCTTCGTCTTTTGGGACTGACCCACGTCCACCCTTTTACCTATTCCAAACGTGACGGAACCCCGAGCGCGGCGATGAAACCCGAGGTCAACGGAGCCGTCGCGGCGGCCAGGATGGCGGAGCTGAACGCTCTCGTCGCCCAAAATAACCGTGCGTTTCGCCAACGGGTTTCTGCCCCGCTCGAAGTGCTCGTCGAGAGTGGTGAAAACGGCATTTATACGGGGTATGACCAGTTTTTTAATAAAACACTGATCGAATCGGCCGAAGATATCTCCGGCGACTGGATCACGTTAGAACATTACGAGGTGCACGATGAACATAACCTGGCCCGCGTTTAACCGTAACCAGCTGATCCTCCTCGTTTCGGGGGGAATCATTCTGCTGTTGCTGCTCTATGCGCTGCTGCGCGACGGTGCCGACACGGTCACGCTGGACGAAGCAAGCCGCCTGATCGAAACCGAACAGATCGAAAAAGCTTATACTGACGAGGGATACACCTATCTTTCGACCAAGGAAGACGGCGTGGTACGTATCCCCTCGTCGCAGCTTCCTGCGGAATTGACCGCCCATCTGGTCATCGAACCCAAAGGGGGAAGCGGATGGGGATGGTTTTTCCTCTTCTTTGCGCTGATCGGGGGAGCCGGATACTGGGCATGGAAGAACCGGCTCGGTTTCGAAGAAGACGAGATCGCGGTCCAGACGTCGGGGCACGCCCCCGCTGCGGCCGAAACGCCCGAAAGTGCTCCCGCGACGATCCAGCCGGTCAAATCGACGGTCCGTTTCAGCGATATCGGCGGGATCGGCGACGTCAAAGAAGAGCTCGAAGAGATCATCGATTTTCTCCGTAACCCCAAACGGTATTACAGTTTCGGGGCGCGGATGCCGCGCGGCGTCTTGCTCGTAGGGCCTCCGGGGGTCGGAAAAACGATGATCGCCAAAGCGGTTGCCGCCGAGGCGGATGTGCCGTTTTTCTACCAAAGCGGGGCGTCGTTCGTCCAGATTTACGTCGGGATGGGAGCCAAGCGGGTGAGTGAACTTTTCAGCGCCGCCAAGAAAAATGCCCCCGCGATCATTTTCATCGACGAAATCGACGCCGTCGGCAAAAAGCGGGGCGGAGAACGTAACGACGAACGCGAAGGGACGCTGAACCAGCTCCTGACGGAAATGGACGGGTTCGAAGATACCAGCGGCATCGTCGTCATCGCCGCGACCAACAACATCGACGTCATGGATGCGGCGTTGCTCCGTGCGGGGCGTTTCGACCGCCGAATTTTCGTCGAACTTCCCACCGCCGGCGAGCGCGAAGCGATTCTGGGCAAATACCTTCGCAACATTCCGCACGATCTTTCGGTAGCCGAAGTGGCGCGGATGACGGTCGGCTTCAACGGCGCCTCTTTGGCGGCGCTGGCGAACGAAGCGGCACTGTTGTGTCTGCGCCAAAAAGAGATCCAGGTTCGGATGGAACATTTTCTGGCCGTGAAAGACAAGGTGATGTTCGGGAAAAAGAAAGTGGCGATGCTCAGCGACGAACAGCGACGCTATCACGCCCGTTACCAGGCGGGTAAAGTGTTCGCCGCAACGTGGTTCGATCTGCCGTACGAGAAAATCAGCCTCAGCAACGACACGATTACCCCTCCGACCGCCGAACCGCTCCTCAAACACGAAATCGAAGCGCACGTGCGGGTCCACCTGGCGGGGATCGCGGCCTCGAACCTCCGGTTCGGGGAACACGCCAGCAACGCGTCGCACGACGTCAAAGCCGCCGAAGAACTGGTGCACGCGATGGTTTACGAGTACGGCATGGGCGGCTCAATCCTCCCCGGAGCCGAAGACGAATCCAAGCTTATGGAGCGGCTCTATCAGGAAATTTCGGCCCTTTTGGAACGTAACGAAAAAATCGTTGCCAAATTCGAATCGATC
The DNA window shown above is from Campylobacterota bacterium and carries:
- the mtaB gene encoding tRNA (N(6)-L-threonylcarbamoyladenosine(37)-C(2))-methylthiotransferase MtaB, whose amino-acid sequence is MKPKVFFKTFGCRTNLFDSQVMMGALRDYDITENEVEADIVIVNSCTVTNGADVSVRGYINQMDKQGKKLFLTGCGAHTKGESLFGAGKVHGVFGQSEKTKINSLLSEQSRFYEIGDLNYVDDAIVEEFVGKSRAFIKIQEGCNFRCSYCIIPYVRGDARSLDEARILEQVSRLAANGFGEFILTGTNVGSYGQGEGRNIAELMKKMALIRGVRRIRVGSLEPIQINESFREILDEPWLERHLHIAIQHASDEMLRLMNRRNRSRSDIELFSMLREKGFALGTDFIVGHPGESDALWEEAMENLRLLGLTHVHPFTYSKRDGTPSAAMKPEVNGAVAAARMAELNALVAQNNRAFRQRVSAPLEVLVESGENGIYTGYDQFFNKTLIESAEDISGDWITLEHYEVHDEHNLARV
- a CDS encoding AAA family ATPase — protein: MNITWPAFNRNQLILLVSGGIILLLLLYALLRDGADTVTLDEASRLIETEQIEKAYTDEGYTYLSTKEDGVVRIPSSQLPAELTAHLVIEPKGGSGWGWFFLFFALIGGAGYWAWKNRLGFEEDEIAVQTSGHAPAAAETPESAPATIQPVKSTVRFSDIGGIGDVKEELEEIIDFLRNPKRYYSFGARMPRGVLLVGPPGVGKTMIAKAVAAEADVPFFYQSGASFVQIYVGMGAKRVSELFSAAKKNAPAIIFIDEIDAVGKKRGGERNDEREGTLNQLLTEMDGFEDTSGIVVIAATNNIDVMDAALLRAGRFDRRIFVELPTAGEREAILGKYLRNIPHDLSVAEVARMTVGFNGASLAALANEAALLCLRQKEIQVRMEHFLAVKDKVMFGKKKVAMLSDEQRRYHARYQAGKVFAATWFDLPYEKISLSNDTITPPTAEPLLKHEIEAHVRVHLAGIAASNLRFGEHASNASHDVKAAEELVHAMVYEYGMGGSILPGAEDESKLMERLYQEISALLERNEKIVAKFESILEEYEQISKALAKAAMNEIL